In Kineococcus sp. NBC_00420, a single genomic region encodes these proteins:
- the carB gene encoding carbamoyl-phosphate synthase large subunit has translation MPRRTDLKSVLVIGSGPIVIGQAAEFDYSGTQACRVLRAEGLRVILVNSNPATIMTDPEMADATYVEPITPSVVEAIIAKERPDAVLATLGGQTALNTAIALYENGVLEKYGAELIGADVDAIKLGEDRQLFKGVVERCGAESARSHLCHSMDEVLAGAADLGYPVVVRPSFTMGGLGSGFAYDENDLRRIAGQGLHHSPVTEVLLEESIMGWKEYELELMRDRADNVVVVCSIENFDPMGVHTGDSITVAPAMTLTDREYQRMRDIAIAVIREVGVDTGGCNIQFAVNPADGRIIVIEMNPRVSRSSALASKATGFPIAKIAARLAVGYTLDEIPNDITRSTPASFEPSLDYVVVKVPRFAFEKFPAADPTLTTTMKSVGEAMALGRNFTEALQKALRSTEKRGAQFSWAGDPGDRADLLRRAAQPTDERIGLVMQAIRAGATPAELFESTRIDPWFLDQLFLLDEIAVEVRESDELTPDLLRHAKRHGFSDLQIGELRHLPEDVVRGVRHALGIRPVFKTVDTCAAEFAASTPYHYSSYDEEDETRPREKEAILILGSGPNRIGQGVEFDYSCVHASFALRDAGYETVMVNCNPETVSTDYDTSDRLYFEPLTLEDVLEVVHAEMRCGPVKGVIVQLGGQTPLGLAAKLEEAGVPIIGTSPQAIDLAEERGAFGQVLERAGLVAPKHGTASSFPGAKAIAAEIGYPVLVRPSYVLGGRGMQIVYDEASLEEYMRTATEVSPERPVLVDRFLDDAIEIDVDALFDGEEMYLGGIMEHIEEAGIHSGDSACVIPPATLGNSELARVRTATEAIARGVGVRGLLNVQFALAADILYVLEANPRASRTVPFVSKATGVALAKAAARLMAGTSIRDLRAEGLLPSRGDGGLLPADSPVSVKEAVLPFARFRTAEGVVVDSLLGPEMRSTGEVMGIDVDFPTAFGKSQTAAYGGLPTEGTAFISVADRDKRAMIFPIKRLADLGFTLVATEGTAQVLRRNGIASTVVRKLTEGVGEDGEPTIVGRIGDGEISMVVNTPSGNQARADGYEIRAAATAVGAPIITTIQELSAAVQAIEAYRNGGGRNVASLQEHTARLVAAWDGFRA, from the coding sequence ATGCCCCGTCGCACCGATCTGAAGTCGGTCCTCGTCATCGGGTCCGGGCCCATCGTCATCGGCCAGGCCGCCGAGTTCGACTACTCCGGGACCCAGGCCTGCCGCGTGCTGCGCGCCGAGGGGCTGCGCGTCATCCTGGTGAACTCCAACCCGGCGACGATCATGACCGACCCGGAGATGGCCGACGCGACCTACGTCGAGCCGATCACCCCCTCCGTGGTCGAGGCGATCATCGCCAAGGAACGTCCCGACGCGGTGCTGGCGACCCTCGGGGGCCAGACCGCGCTGAACACCGCGATCGCGCTCTACGAGAACGGCGTCCTCGAGAAGTACGGCGCCGAGCTCATCGGCGCCGACGTCGACGCCATCAAGCTCGGCGAGGACCGCCAGCTGTTCAAGGGCGTCGTCGAACGTTGCGGTGCGGAGTCCGCGCGCAGCCACCTCTGCCACTCGATGGACGAGGTCCTCGCCGGAGCGGCCGACCTCGGCTACCCCGTCGTCGTGCGCCCCAGCTTCACCATGGGCGGGCTGGGTTCGGGTTTCGCCTACGACGAGAACGACCTCCGGCGCATCGCCGGTCAGGGGCTGCACCACTCGCCCGTGACCGAGGTGCTCCTCGAGGAGTCGATCATGGGCTGGAAGGAGTACGAGCTCGAACTCATGCGCGACCGCGCCGACAACGTCGTGGTCGTCTGCTCGATCGAGAACTTCGACCCGATGGGCGTCCACACCGGCGACTCCATCACCGTCGCGCCCGCGATGACCCTCACCGACCGCGAGTACCAGCGGATGCGCGACATCGCGATCGCCGTCATCCGCGAGGTCGGCGTCGACACCGGCGGCTGCAACATCCAGTTCGCGGTGAACCCCGCCGACGGTCGCATCATCGTCATCGAGATGAACCCGCGGGTGTCGCGTTCCTCCGCGCTGGCGTCGAAGGCGACGGGGTTCCCCATCGCCAAGATCGCCGCCCGCCTCGCCGTCGGCTACACCCTCGACGAGATCCCGAACGACATCACCCGCTCGACCCCGGCGAGCTTCGAACCCTCCCTCGACTACGTCGTGGTCAAGGTCCCGCGGTTCGCGTTCGAGAAGTTCCCGGCCGCCGACCCCACGCTGACCACGACGATGAAGAGCGTCGGCGAGGCCATGGCGCTGGGCCGCAACTTCACCGAGGCGCTGCAGAAGGCGTTGCGCAGCACCGAGAAGCGCGGCGCGCAGTTCTCCTGGGCGGGTGACCCGGGGGACCGAGCGGATCTGCTGCGCCGCGCCGCGCAGCCCACCGACGAACGCATCGGGCTGGTCATGCAGGCCATCCGCGCGGGTGCGACCCCGGCGGAGCTGTTCGAGTCCACCCGGATCGACCCGTGGTTCCTGGACCAGCTGTTCCTGCTCGACGAGATCGCCGTCGAGGTCCGCGAGAGCGACGAACTCACCCCGGACCTGCTGCGTCACGCCAAGCGGCACGGGTTCTCGGACCTGCAGATCGGCGAACTGCGTCACCTGCCCGAGGACGTCGTCCGCGGCGTCCGGCACGCGCTGGGGATCCGGCCCGTCTTCAAGACCGTCGACACCTGCGCCGCCGAGTTCGCGGCGAGCACGCCGTACCACTACTCCAGCTACGACGAGGAGGACGAGACCCGCCCCCGCGAGAAGGAGGCGATCCTCATCCTCGGCTCGGGCCCCAACCGCATCGGGCAGGGCGTGGAGTTCGACTACTCCTGCGTGCACGCGAGCTTCGCGCTGCGCGACGCCGGGTACGAGACCGTCATGGTCAACTGCAACCCCGAGACGGTGTCCACGGACTACGACACCTCCGACCGGTTGTACTTCGAACCCCTCACCCTCGAGGACGTCCTCGAGGTCGTGCACGCCGAGATGCGCTGCGGCCCGGTCAAGGGCGTCATCGTGCAGCTCGGCGGACAGACCCCGCTGGGCCTCGCCGCGAAGCTCGAGGAGGCGGGTGTCCCGATCATCGGGACCTCGCCGCAGGCCATCGACCTCGCCGAGGAGCGCGGCGCCTTCGGCCAGGTGCTGGAACGCGCCGGGCTGGTCGCCCCGAAGCACGGGACGGCGTCGAGCTTCCCGGGCGCCAAGGCGATCGCCGCCGAGATCGGCTACCCCGTCCTCGTCCGCCCGAGCTACGTCCTCGGTGGCCGCGGGATGCAGATCGTCTACGACGAGGCCTCCCTCGAGGAGTACATGCGGACCGCGACCGAGGTGTCGCCGGAACGGCCCGTGCTCGTCGACCGGTTCCTCGACGACGCCATCGAGATCGATGTGGACGCGTTGTTCGACGGCGAGGAGATGTACCTCGGCGGGATCATGGAGCACATCGAGGAGGCCGGCATCCACTCCGGCGACTCGGCCTGCGTCATCCCGCCCGCGACGCTCGGCAACTCCGAACTCGCCCGGGTCCGCACCGCGACCGAGGCCATCGCCCGCGGGGTGGGGGTGCGGGGTCTGCTCAACGTGCAGTTCGCCCTCGCCGCCGACATCCTCTACGTCCTCGAGGCGAACCCGCGGGCCTCGCGCACCGTGCCGTTCGTCTCCAAGGCCACCGGGGTCGCGCTGGCCAAGGCCGCCGCGCGGTTGATGGCGGGCACCTCGATCCGGGACCTGCGGGCCGAGGGTCTGCTGCCCTCCCGAGGCGACGGTGGGCTGCTGCCGGCGGACTCGCCGGTGTCGGTGAAGGAAGCGGTGCTGCCGTTCGCGCGGTTCCGCACCGCCGAGGGCGTCGTCGTCGACTCCCTGCTCGGGCCGGAGATGCGCTCGACCGGTGAGGTCATGGGCATCGACGTCGACTTCCCGACGGCGTTCGGGAAGTCGCAGACCGCCGCCTACGGCGGGCTGCCGACCGAGGGGACCGCGTTCATCTCGGTCGCCGACCGGGACAAGCGCGCGATGATCTTCCCGATCAAGCGCCTCGCCGACCTCGGGTTCACCCTGGTCGCCACCGAGGGCACCGCGCAGGTGCTGCGTCGCAACGGGATCGCCTCCACCGTGGTGCGCAAGCTCACCGAGGGCGTCGGGGAGGACGGGGAACCCACGATCGTCGGGCGCATCGGGGACGGCGAGATCTCGATGGTCGTCAACACCCCCTCCGGCAACCAGGCCCGCGCCGACGGCTACGAGATCCGCGCCGCCGCCACCGCGGTCGGGGCGCCGATCATCACGACGATCCAGGAGCTCTCCGCTGCGGTGCAGGCCATCGAGGCCTACCGCAACGGCGGCGGGCGGAACGTCGCGTCGCTGCAGGAGCACACCGCGCGGCTCGTCGCCGCCTGGGACGGGTTCCGCGCGTGA
- the pyrF gene encoding orotidine-5'-phosphate decarboxylase: MRPTARFGERLAAAMAAHGPLCAGIDPHAPLLAAWGLSDDAAGVERFGRTVVEALAGNVACVKPQAAFFERHGSRGVAALERVVADARAAGLLTIVDAKRGDIGSTMAAYADAFVGDSPLAGDAVTVSPYLGFGSLRPVLDLALANGRGVFVLALTSNAEGAGVQHALGHDGRSVARAVAESAARENSGASPFGDVGLVVGATVGSAVEDLGIDLDAVNGPLLAPGVGAQGATAQDLQRVFGHGRRLVLASSSREVLQAGPDVTALRDAARRSADAVGAALAR, translated from the coding sequence GTGAGGCCGACGGCGCGCTTCGGGGAGCGCCTCGCCGCGGCGATGGCCGCGCACGGTCCGCTGTGCGCGGGCATCGACCCGCACGCCCCGCTGCTCGCGGCGTGGGGACTGAGCGACGACGCCGCGGGCGTCGAACGGTTCGGCCGCACGGTCGTCGAGGCGCTCGCCGGGAACGTCGCCTGCGTCAAACCGCAGGCGGCGTTCTTCGAACGGCACGGCTCCCGCGGGGTGGCCGCGCTGGAACGTGTCGTCGCCGACGCCCGCGCGGCCGGTCTGCTGACGATCGTCGACGCCAAGCGCGGGGACATCGGCTCGACCATGGCCGCCTACGCCGACGCGTTCGTGGGCGACTCGCCGCTGGCCGGGGACGCCGTCACGGTCTCGCCCTACCTGGGGTTCGGGTCGTTGCGCCCGGTCCTGGACCTGGCCTTGGCGAACGGCCGGGGCGTCTTCGTGCTGGCGCTCACCTCGAACGCGGAGGGGGCCGGCGTCCAGCACGCGCTCGGTCACGACGGTCGCTCCGTCGCCCGGGCCGTCGCGGAGTCCGCGGCGCGGGAGAACTCCGGTGCGTCGCCCTTCGGTGACGTCGGTCTCGTCGTCGGCGCGACCGTGGGTTCCGCCGTGGAGGACCTGGGCATCGACCTCGACGCCGTGAACGGTCCGCTGCTGGCCCCCGGGGTCGGCGCGCAGGGTGCGACCGCGCAGGACCTGCAGCGGGTGTTCGGCCATGGGCGCCGGTTGGTGCTCGCGTCCAGTTCGCGGGAGGTCCTGCAGGCCGGACCCGACGTGACGGCCCTGCGCGACGCGGCCCGTCGCAGCGCGGACGCGGTCGGAGCGGCGCTGGCCCGCTAG
- a CDS encoding ExeM/NucH family extracellular endonuclease: MRRARLLTGGALALVLASPLLTALPATATGCAAPTQAVGAVQGTGDVSPLAGRTVTVSGTVVGDVPGLSGFYLQDGGDRDRATSDGVFVYAPDAAVDLGDTVTATGAVSEYSGQTQVSARGGVTVCAEGSARNLPKAAKLDLPADPAARERLEGMLVAPADALTVSEVYDLTRFGELTLSAGGRLVQPTELARPGSPRAQRIATDNANSSIVLDDASSARTSTTERPYLSATTPVRVGDVVRFREPLVLGHGFDAWRLQPADGTADGVFAAQDTRERRPYRVGGDVQIGAFNVLNYFLTFTGPDARGAADQAGLDAQAAKIVPAIRALGADVVTLMEIEDTDSTGLTPGNADTALADLTRRLNAAGDGHWSYVPMPAELYGVQRDAIRSAIVYRDDTVRALGAPVGLVDESVWSNAREPQAQTFVQVGRGRTDRFTVVANHFKSKGSGDDAVGDDADSGDGQGAWNGARVRQAASLAGFADRLRRSTGDPDVVLLGDFNSYTREDPIEELRRDGFTDLGSRFDAGRYSYVFDALSGSLDHALATRELTRKITGVAHWNVNSVESFAYEYDGDPALYAANPYRSSDHDPLVIGIDLAR; this comes from the coding sequence ATGCGCCGCGCCCGACTGCTGACCGGGGGCGCGCTCGCCCTCGTCCTCGCGAGCCCACTGCTCACCGCCCTGCCCGCCACGGCGACCGGCTGCGCCGCGCCCACGCAGGCCGTCGGTGCCGTCCAGGGCACCGGTGACGTCAGCCCCCTCGCCGGTCGGACCGTCACCGTGAGCGGGACCGTCGTCGGCGACGTCCCGGGGTTGTCCGGCTTCTACCTCCAGGACGGCGGCGATCGGGACCGCGCGACCTCCGACGGCGTCTTCGTGTACGCGCCGGACGCCGCCGTCGACCTGGGCGACACGGTGACCGCGACCGGCGCGGTGAGCGAGTACTCCGGCCAGACCCAGGTCTCGGCCCGCGGCGGCGTCACCGTCTGCGCCGAGGGGTCGGCGAGGAACCTGCCGAAGGCCGCGAAGCTGGACCTCCCCGCCGACCCCGCCGCCCGGGAGCGCCTCGAGGGCATGCTCGTCGCCCCGGCCGACGCGCTGACGGTCAGCGAGGTCTACGACCTCACCCGCTTCGGGGAGCTGACCCTGTCCGCAGGCGGCCGGCTCGTCCAGCCCACCGAACTGGCCCGCCCGGGCTCGCCCCGCGCGCAGCGCATCGCGACGGACAACGCGAACTCCAGCATCGTCCTCGACGACGCCTCGAGCGCCCGCACCAGCACGACGGAGCGGCCCTACCTCTCGGCCACCACCCCCGTCCGGGTGGGCGACGTCGTGCGGTTCCGCGAACCGCTCGTCCTCGGCCACGGGTTCGACGCCTGGCGGTTGCAGCCCGCCGACGGCACCGCCGACGGGGTGTTCGCGGCCCAGGACACCCGGGAACGCCGCCCCTACCGCGTCGGCGGTGACGTGCAGATCGGGGCCTTCAACGTCCTGAACTACTTCCTGACCTTCACGGGCCCGGACGCGCGGGGGGCCGCGGACCAGGCGGGGCTCGACGCCCAGGCCGCCAAGATCGTGCCGGCGATCAGGGCCCTCGGGGCCGACGTCGTGACCCTCATGGAGATCGAGGACACCGACTCCACCGGACTCACCCCCGGCAACGCCGACACCGCTCTCGCCGACCTCACGCGCCGGTTGAACGCGGCGGGCGACGGGCACTGGTCCTACGTCCCGATGCCGGCCGAGCTGTACGGGGTGCAGCGCGACGCGATCCGCAGCGCCATCGTCTACCGCGACGACACCGTCCGGGCACTGGGCGCCCCCGTCGGCCTCGTCGACGAGAGCGTCTGGTCCAACGCCCGCGAACCGCAGGCGCAGACCTTCGTGCAGGTCGGACGGGGGAGGACCGACCGGTTCACCGTGGTGGCGAACCACTTCAAGTCCAAGGGTTCCGGTGACGACGCCGTCGGCGACGACGCCGACTCCGGCGACGGGCAGGGAGCCTGGAACGGCGCCCGGGTGCGCCAGGCCGCGTCGCTGGCCGGGTTCGCGGACCGGTTGCGCCGCAGCACGGGTGACCCCGACGTCGTCCTGCTCGGCGACTTCAACTCCTACACGCGGGAGGACCCGATCGAGGAACTGCGTCGCGACGGGTTCACCGACCTGGGCTCGAGGTTCGACGCCGGTCGCTACAGCTACGTCTTCGACGCCCTCTCCGGTTCCCTCGACCACGCGCTGGCCACCCGGGAGCTGACGCGGAAGATCACCGGCGTGGCGCACTGGAACGTCAACTCGGTGGAGTCCTTCGCCTACGAGTACGACGGGGACCCGGCGCTGTACGCGGCGAACCCCTACCGCTCCAGCGACCACGACCCGCTGGTCATCGGCATCGACCTGGCGCGCTGA
- the mihF gene encoding integration host factor, actinobacterial type, producing MALPPLTAEQRAAALEKAAAARRERAAVKHRLKYTGGDLEEVIKDGQENEVLGKMKVSALLESLPNVGKVRAKQIMEEIGISESRRVRGLGAHQIAALVDRFGNHRSPDHAAGSTS from the coding sequence GTGGCTCTGCCTCCCCTGACCGCCGAACAGCGCGCCGCTGCGCTGGAGAAGGCGGCTGCCGCCCGCCGGGAACGCGCCGCGGTGAAGCACCGCCTGAAGTACACCGGCGGTGACCTCGAAGAGGTCATCAAGGACGGCCAGGAGAACGAGGTCCTGGGCAAGATGAAGGTCTCCGCGCTGCTGGAGTCGTTGCCGAACGTGGGCAAGGTCCGCGCGAAGCAGATCATGGAGGAGATCGGGATCTCGGAGTCGCGCCGCGTGCGGGGCCTCGGGGCGCACCAGATCGCCGCCCTGGTCGACCGGTTCGGGAACCACCGCTCCCCGGACCACGCCGCCGGGAGCACCTCCTGA
- the gmk gene encoding guanylate kinase has translation MNAATPRLTVLAGPTAVGKGTVSADLRARYPEVWISVSATTRAQRPGEVDGVHYHFVSEDVFDGYVRDGELLEWARVHGRHRYGTPRRPVADVLASGRPALLEIDLAGARQVREAIPVTGLNAQFVFLAPPSWDELVRRLVGRGTESEEERERRLATAKVELAAEPEFDVTIYNDDVRRATDELVGCMGLPVHPA, from the coding sequence CTGAACGCTGCGACCCCGCGCCTGACCGTCCTGGCCGGCCCCACGGCCGTCGGGAAGGGCACCGTCTCCGCCGACCTCCGCGCGCGCTACCCCGAGGTCTGGATCTCGGTGTCGGCGACGACCAGGGCCCAGCGTCCCGGCGAGGTCGACGGGGTGCACTACCACTTCGTCTCCGAGGACGTCTTCGACGGCTACGTGCGCGACGGCGAGCTGCTGGAGTGGGCCCGCGTCCACGGCCGCCACCGCTACGGCACGCCGCGTCGTCCCGTCGCCGACGTGCTGGCCTCCGGTCGACCGGCGCTGCTGGAGATCGACCTCGCGGGTGCCCGCCAGGTCCGGGAGGCGATCCCCGTCACCGGCCTGAACGCCCAGTTCGTCTTCCTCGCCCCGCCCAGCTGGGACGAACTCGTGCGCCGCCTGGTCGGTCGCGGGACGGAGTCGGAGGAGGAGCGCGAGCGCCGCCTGGCCACCGCGAAGGTCGAACTGGCGGCCGAACCGGAGTTCGACGTGACCATCTACAACGACGACGTGCGCCGGGCGACCGACGAGCTCGTAGGATGCATGGGTCTACCGGTCCACCCTGCGTGA
- the rpoZ gene encoding DNA-directed RNA polymerase subunit omega, which yields MAGTVAAPEGITNPPIDDLLTAADSKYALVIYAAKRARQINAYYSQLGEGLLEYVGPLVETHVQEKALSVAMREINEGLLTSEPIEQQ from the coding sequence GTGGCTGGAACCGTCGCAGCGCCCGAGGGCATCACCAACCCGCCCATCGACGACCTGCTGACGGCCGCCGACTCCAAGTACGCCCTGGTCATCTACGCCGCCAAGCGCGCGCGTCAGATCAACGCGTACTACTCCCAGCTGGGCGAGGGCCTGCTGGAGTACGTCGGTCCGCTCGTCGAGACCCACGTGCAGGAGAAGGCGCTGTCCGTCGCCATGCGTGAGATCAACGAGGGTCTGCTGACGTCGGAGCCGATCGAGCAGCAGTGA
- the coaBC gene encoding bifunctional phosphopantothenoylcysteine decarboxylase/phosphopantothenate--cysteine ligase CoaBC: MSTTRGPGNGPRVVLGVAGGIAAYKAALLLRELTESGHDVTVVPTAASEHFVGRATWEALSGKPVATDVWSHADEVPHVRLGRHADLVVVAPATADLLGRAAHGLADDLLTNVLLTATCPVLLAPAMHTEMWLNPAVQANVALLRSRGTTVLEPASGRLTGADTGPGRMPEPADIAAACRRLLASGARSYDLAGRRVVVSAGGTREPLDPVRFLGNRSSGRQGVALAAAAAARGAVVTLVAAHVEVPDPSGVEVVRVATAAELGETVRALAASADVVVMAAAVADFRPATRAGNKIKKSDDPARDPVVVLERTDDVLAGLVRERAGAAPVIVGFAAETGDESGTVLEHGRAKLTRKGCDLLVLNEVGEAKGFATPTNAVTILGADGSEREVAEASKDVVADAVWDAVVPMLTSAVTLTT, encoded by the coding sequence GTGAGCACCACCCGTGGCCCCGGGAACGGCCCGCGCGTCGTCCTCGGGGTCGCGGGGGGCATCGCCGCGTACAAGGCGGCGCTGCTGCTGCGCGAGCTGACCGAGTCCGGGCACGACGTGACCGTCGTGCCCACCGCGGCCTCCGAGCACTTCGTCGGGCGCGCGACGTGGGAGGCGTTGTCCGGGAAGCCGGTCGCCACCGACGTCTGGAGCCACGCCGACGAGGTCCCCCACGTCCGGCTGGGCCGGCACGCGGACCTCGTGGTCGTCGCCCCCGCGACCGCCGACCTGCTGGGTCGGGCGGCGCACGGCCTCGCCGACGACCTGCTGACCAACGTGCTGCTGACGGCGACCTGCCCGGTGCTGCTGGCCCCGGCGATGCACACCGAGATGTGGCTCAACCCGGCCGTCCAGGCCAACGTCGCGCTGCTGCGCTCGCGCGGGACCACCGTGCTGGAACCGGCCTCCGGGCGGCTCACCGGTGCCGACACCGGGCCCGGGCGCATGCCCGAACCCGCCGACATCGCCGCCGCCTGCCGTCGTCTGCTGGCCTCCGGAGCGCGGTCCTACGACCTCGCGGGGCGACGGGTCGTCGTCTCCGCGGGCGGGACCCGCGAACCGCTGGACCCGGTGCGCTTCCTCGGCAACCGCTCCTCGGGTCGCCAGGGGGTCGCGCTGGCCGCGGCCGCCGCCGCGCGGGGCGCGGTCGTGACCCTCGTCGCCGCGCACGTCGAGGTCCCCGACCCCTCCGGCGTCGAGGTCGTCCGCGTCGCGACCGCCGCCGAGCTGGGGGAGACCGTCCGGGCGCTCGCCGCCTCCGCCGACGTCGTCGTGATGGCCGCGGCCGTCGCCGACTTCCGCCCCGCGACCCGCGCCGGCAACAAGATCAAGAAGTCCGACGACCCGGCCCGCGACCCGGTCGTGGTGCTCGAACGCACCGACGACGTCCTCGCCGGGCTGGTCCGCGAGCGCGCCGGCGCCGCACCCGTGATCGTCGGGTTCGCCGCCGAGACGGGCGACGAGTCCGGCACCGTCCTCGAGCACGGCCGGGCGAAGCTGACCCGCAAGGGCTGCGACCTGCTGGTGCTGAACGAGGTGGGGGAGGCGAAGGGCTTCGCGACCCCCACGAACGCCGTCACGATCCTCGGTGCCGACGGTTCCGAGCGCGAGGTGGCCGAGGCGAGCAAGGACGTCGTGGCCGACGCGGTGTGGGACGCCGTGGTGCCTATGCTGACGTCCGCCGTCACACTGACGACGTGA
- the metK gene encoding methionine adenosyltransferase, translating into MTTPLRLFTSESVTEGHPDKICDQISDGILDALLAQDPRSRVAVETMVTTGLVHVAGEVTTEAYADIPTIVRRTLLDIGYDSSAKGFDGRTCGVEVSIGSQSPDIAQGVDSAWENRQDGGGEDPLDLQGAGDQGLMFGYACDETPELMPLPIHLAHQLSQRLSQVRKKGEIPYLRPDGKTQVTVGYDGDKAVRLDTVVLSTQHEPDVDLIKTLTPDVRRFVIEPVLESLDLDTSDIRLLVNPTGRFEIGGPMGDAGLTGRKIIVDTYGGMSRHGGGAFSGKDPSKVDRSAAYAMRWVAKNVVAAGLATRCEVQVAYAIGKAQPVGLYVETFGTEKVARARIESAIRDVFDLRPAAIVRDLQLLQPIYAQTAAYGHFGRELPGFTWERTDRVEQLRAATGA; encoded by the coding sequence GTGACGACCCCGCTTCGCCTGTTCACGTCCGAGTCGGTCACCGAGGGCCACCCGGACAAGATCTGCGACCAGATCTCCGACGGGATCCTCGACGCGCTGCTGGCCCAGGACCCCAGGAGCCGGGTCGCGGTCGAGACGATGGTCACGACCGGCCTCGTGCACGTGGCCGGCGAGGTCACCACCGAGGCCTACGCCGACATCCCCACGATCGTGCGCCGGACGTTGCTGGACATCGGCTACGACTCCTCGGCGAAGGGTTTCGACGGCCGCACCTGCGGCGTCGAGGTCTCGATCGGTTCGCAGTCCCCGGACATCGCCCAGGGCGTCGACTCGGCGTGGGAGAACCGCCAGGACGGCGGCGGGGAAGACCCCCTCGACCTGCAGGGCGCCGGTGACCAGGGCCTGATGTTCGGCTACGCCTGCGACGAGACCCCCGAGCTCATGCCGTTGCCGATCCACCTGGCCCACCAGCTCTCCCAGCGGCTCTCGCAGGTGCGCAAGAAGGGGGAGATCCCCTACCTGCGTCCCGACGGCAAGACCCAGGTGACGGTCGGCTACGACGGCGACAAGGCCGTCCGCCTCGACACCGTCGTGCTCTCCACCCAGCACGAGCCGGACGTGGACCTGATCAAGACGCTGACCCCGGACGTGCGCCGCTTCGTCATCGAACCCGTGCTGGAGAGTCTCGACCTCGACACCTCCGACATCCGCCTGCTGGTGAACCCGACGGGCCGCTTCGAGATCGGCGGCCCGATGGGCGACGCCGGTCTCACCGGCCGCAAGATCATCGTCGACACCTACGGGGGCATGTCCCGCCACGGCGGCGGCGCGTTCTCCGGCAAGGACCCCTCGAAGGTCGACCGCTCCGCCGCGTACGCCATGCGCTGGGTCGCGAAGAACGTCGTCGCGGCTGGTCTCGCGACCCGCTGCGAGGTCCAGGTCGCCTACGCCATCGGCAAGGCGCAGCCCGTCGGGCTCTACGTGGAGACGTTCGGCACCGAGAAGGTCGCCCGCGCCCGCATCGAGTCCGCCATCCGCGACGTGTTCGACCTGCGTCCCGCCGCCATCGTGCGCGACCTGCAGCTCCTGCAGCCGATCTACGCCCAGACGGCCGCCTACGGCCACTTCGGCCGGGAACTGCCCGGGTTCACCTGGGAGCGCACCGACCGGGTCGAGCAGCTGCGCGCCGCGACGGGTGCCTGA